From a region of the Hymenobacter jejuensis genome:
- a CDS encoding DUF4394 domain-containing protein, with protein sequence MKKNTYIAGLCVSALVLSTLAGCDKFEHSPNPNVPQTKLATTFYALAGGTMLDKYSTTNPAQELKSVSISGLQGGETILGIDYRPATGQLYGVGSTSRLYVINPETGAARMIGAGPFTPALAGNMVGFDFNPTVDRIRLVTSTGQNLRLNPETGTVAATDGSINGAAGATLTAVAYENNTAGATATDLFGIDVASDKLYRISPPNDGTLVEVGALKLNVTGNGGFDIDPVTNIGLALFEVNGKATLFTVDVETGKTQTLAKYDKSLMYTGIAIPTQPVAYAVTNANLLVFNPTNPSAAVSKPITGLATGENIVGLDFRPANGQLYAVANSSSNSRLFTINASSGAATAVATLSTPLVGSSFGVDFNPVVDRIRIVSNTGQNLRVNPADGIAIVDGSLNPGSPFVTAAAYENNFAGTTATNLYTIDSQTDKLYLQNPPNAGTQAAIGDLGVNVEASNGFDIGGTSNNAYALLTVGSATRLYVVNKSTGAATASNSYSFSSPVSGFAVGLGF encoded by the coding sequence ATGAAAAAAAACACCTACATCGCTGGCTTATGTGTTTCTGCACTTGTGCTGTCTACCTTGGCTGGGTGCGATAAATTCGAGCATTCCCCCAACCCTAACGTTCCGCAAACAAAGTTAGCCACCACGTTTTATGCCTTGGCCGGGGGCACCATGTTGGATAAGTATTCCACTACCAACCCCGCGCAAGAGCTGAAGTCGGTTTCTATCAGTGGGTTGCAAGGCGGCGAAACCATTTTGGGCATTGATTACCGTCCGGCTACGGGGCAGTTGTATGGGGTTGGCAGTACCAGCCGCCTGTACGTGATCAACCCGGAAACCGGCGCGGCCCGTATGATCGGCGCGGGCCCGTTTACGCCCGCATTGGCGGGCAACATGGTTGGTTTTGATTTCAACCCCACCGTCGACCGCATTCGCCTGGTAACCAGCACGGGCCAGAACCTGCGCCTCAACCCCGAAACCGGCACGGTAGCGGCTACCGATGGCTCCATCAACGGGGCTGCGGGCGCTACGCTGACGGCAGTGGCCTACGAAAACAACACGGCGGGCGCCACCGCTACCGATTTGTTCGGCATCGACGTAGCCAGCGACAAGCTGTATCGCATCTCGCCACCCAACGACGGTACGTTGGTAGAAGTAGGGGCTTTGAAGCTTAATGTAACGGGCAACGGCGGCTTCGATATCGACCCTGTAACCAACATCGGCTTGGCGCTTTTTGAAGTAAACGGCAAGGCCACACTCTTTACGGTGGATGTGGAAACGGGCAAGACGCAAACCTTGGCGAAGTACGATAAAAGCCTGATGTATACCGGCATTGCCATTCCCACGCAGCCCGTAGCATACGCCGTAACCAATGCTAATCTGTTGGTATTCAATCCGACGAACCCAAGTGCTGCCGTGAGCAAGCCCATTACGGGATTAGCAACCGGCGAGAACATCGTAGGACTTGATTTCCGGCCGGCGAACGGCCAACTCTATGCCGTAGCCAATAGCAGCAGCAACAGCCGACTTTTTACGATTAATGCATCGTCGGGGGCCGCGACAGCCGTTGCAACGTTGAGTACTCCTTTGGTGGGCTCCAGCTTTGGCGTGGACTTTAATCCGGTCGTTGACCGGATTCGGATTGTAAGCAACACAGGCCAGAACCTGCGTGTAAATCCGGCCGATGGCATAGCCATCGTTGATGGCAGCCTGAATCCGGGTTCGCCTTTCGTGACAGCGGCGGCTTACGAGAATAACTTCGCCGGCACAACGGCAACTAACTTGTATACCATTGATAGTCAAACAGATAAGCTTTATCTGCAAAATCCACCGAATGCGGGAACACAGGCTGCAATCGGCGATTTGGGTGTCAATGTGGAGGCCTCCAACGGCTTTGATATCGGAGGGACCTCCAACAACGCCTACGCGCTTTTAACTGTTGGCAGTGCCACCAGACTCTACGTCGTCAATAAAAGCACTGGCGCAGCCACCGCCTCCAACTCCTATAGCTTTTCCAGTCCGGTAAGCGGCTTTGCGGTCGGTTTAGGATTCTAA
- the glpK gene encoding glycerol kinase GlpK gives MQQFILALDQGTTSSRAILFDQKGHIVSQAQKEFTQIFPRPGWVEHDPREIWSTQAGVAAEATVKAGHNGSNIAAIGITNQRETVVVWDRKDGKPVYNAIVWQDRRTAEYCDQLKADGHEEMIRAKTGLVLDAYFSASKVRWILDNVKGARKKAAAGKLLFGTVDTWLIWNLTQGQRHVTDVTNASRTMLLNINTLEWDDELLALFDIPRSMLPEVRQSSEIYGETSTTLFASKIPISGIAGDQQAALFGQHCMSPGMVKNTYGTGCFMLMNIGNEPKPSRNNLLTTVAWKLNGQVQYALEGSIFIAGAVVQWLRDNMGVIRTSAQVEKLARQVSSTDGVYFVPAFAGLGAPYWDPYARGTIFGLTRATKAAHVARAALEAIAYQTMDVLKAMEADSGLSIKELRVDGGATVNELLMQFQADVLDTQVVRPKMTETTALGAAYLAGLAVGYWRDADEIQQLGQADTVFNPKADRDGIAAGIGNWHRAVQALQVWSGASQPIVSQVLTETK, from the coding sequence ATGCAGCAATTTATCCTGGCTTTGGATCAGGGAACGACGAGCTCTCGTGCCATTCTGTTCGACCAAAAAGGGCATATCGTTTCGCAGGCCCAGAAAGAGTTTACCCAAATTTTTCCCCGACCGGGATGGGTAGAGCACGATCCGCGCGAAATCTGGTCGACGCAGGCGGGAGTAGCAGCCGAAGCGACGGTGAAAGCCGGGCACAACGGCAGCAACATCGCAGCCATCGGCATCACCAACCAGCGCGAAACAGTGGTAGTCTGGGATCGCAAAGATGGCAAGCCCGTCTACAACGCCATTGTGTGGCAAGACCGCCGTACGGCCGAATACTGCGACCAACTCAAAGCGGATGGGCACGAAGAAATGATCCGGGCCAAGACCGGCTTGGTGCTCGACGCTTATTTTTCGGCTAGCAAAGTCCGGTGGATTCTGGATAACGTGAAAGGGGCCCGTAAAAAGGCCGCGGCCGGTAAGTTGCTCTTCGGTACCGTGGACACGTGGCTGATCTGGAACCTGACGCAAGGCCAGCGGCACGTAACCGACGTGACCAATGCTTCGCGTACTATGTTGTTGAATATCAATACATTGGAGTGGGACGACGAGCTGCTGGCCCTTTTCGATATTCCGCGTAGCATGCTGCCCGAAGTGCGGCAGTCCAGCGAGATTTATGGGGAAACCAGCACGACGCTTTTCGCCTCCAAAATTCCGATTTCGGGCATTGCCGGCGACCAGCAGGCCGCGCTGTTTGGGCAGCATTGCATGAGTCCGGGCATGGTCAAAAATACCTACGGGACGGGCTGCTTCATGCTGATGAACATTGGCAACGAGCCCAAGCCTTCTCGCAACAACCTGCTGACCACGGTGGCCTGGAAGCTCAACGGGCAAGTGCAATATGCGCTGGAGGGCAGCATTTTCATTGCCGGGGCCGTGGTGCAGTGGCTGCGCGATAACATGGGCGTGATCCGCACGTCGGCACAAGTTGAAAAGCTGGCCCGCCAGGTCAGCAGCACCGACGGCGTGTACTTTGTGCCTGCCTTTGCCGGCTTGGGCGCTCCTTATTGGGATCCCTACGCCCGCGGCACCATCTTCGGCCTGACGCGCGCCACCAAAGCCGCCCACGTGGCCCGGGCGGCGCTGGAAGCCATTGCCTACCAAACGATGGATGTGCTCAAGGCCATGGAAGCCGATTCAGGCCTGTCGATCAAGGAGTTACGCGTCGATGGGGGTGCCACGGTCAACGAGCTGCTGATGCAGTTTCAGGCCGACGTGCTCGATACCCAGGTGGTGCGCCCCAAGATGACCGAAACCACTGCGTTGGGCGCTGCTTACCTCGCGGGCCTGGCCGTGGGATACTGGCGCGACGCGGACGAAATCCAGCAGCTCGGCCAGGCCGACACCGTCTTCAACCCCAAAGCCGATCGCGACGGCATTGCGGCAGGCATCGGCAACTGGCACCGGGCTGTGCAGGCGCTGCAAGTCTGGTCAGGTGCTTCGCAACCCATTGTTTCACAAGTACTTACTGAAACTAAATGA
- a CDS encoding AAA domain-containing protein produces MSEPTYTDPYALEKELRKVQALLKLEQQEDLEQFKIRSAKTTIAERQHRGLTWYPVTITKEDIGFGGKLVLELERPASQSSLHLFQVGKNAALFGNIPNRAGSDRPTLNGVITSVKRNKILLATNKEDLPDWVDEGKLGVDLTFDEVSYREMEYALGKVMGAYESRLAELRDVLLGARLARYKPASEATLYYPSPLNESQLAAVRHVLAAQDVAIIHGPPGTGKTTTLVQAILETIRRERRVLVCAPSNTAVDLLTEKLAERGVNVIRMGNPSRVSDLLLQHTLDAQIMSHKSYSELKSMRQTAEQYREMASKYKRHFGYEEREQRRVLKEQAHQMLQESDQLERYITEDLLDQVQVITCTLVGASNRAIRHLTYETVFIDEAAQALEPGCWIPITKANRVVLAGDHCQLPPTVKSEQAARDGLRETLFEKCILRQPDASRMLQVQYRMHEQIMEFSSEQFYDGKLVAAPSVAHADLPDYDLRFAPDLAVEFLDTAGFGFQELGIAESRSVANPEEADLLLRRLSELLRVYVPEDHLEDLLTVGVIAPYRAQINYLKDKVEEIPELAEMVTHRLLSVGTVDSFQGQERDIICITMTRSNDQGDIGFLSDIRRMNVGMTRARRKLLIVGDSGTLGRHEFYKNFLDYVESIGAYRTAWEMQ; encoded by the coding sequence TTGTCCGAACCTACATACACCGACCCTTACGCGCTGGAAAAAGAGCTGCGTAAAGTGCAGGCCTTGCTCAAACTTGAGCAGCAGGAAGACCTGGAGCAGTTCAAGATTCGCAGCGCCAAAACCACCATTGCCGAGCGCCAGCACCGCGGCCTGACGTGGTACCCGGTCACCATCACCAAGGAAGATATCGGCTTCGGCGGCAAGCTTGTGCTCGAACTCGAACGCCCGGCCTCGCAAAGCAGCCTGCACCTGTTTCAGGTGGGCAAAAACGCGGCGCTGTTTGGCAACATTCCCAACCGCGCCGGCTCCGACCGCCCCACGCTCAACGGTGTGATTACCAGCGTCAAGCGCAACAAAATCCTGCTCGCCACCAACAAGGAAGACCTACCAGATTGGGTCGACGAGGGCAAGCTGGGCGTAGACCTGACCTTCGACGAGGTGAGCTACCGCGAGATGGAATATGCCCTGGGCAAGGTGATGGGCGCCTACGAATCGCGCTTGGCGGAGCTGCGCGACGTGCTGCTGGGTGCCCGCCTAGCCCGTTACAAGCCCGCTTCGGAAGCCACGCTGTATTACCCAAGCCCGCTCAATGAGTCGCAGCTGGCGGCGGTGCGGCACGTGCTGGCCGCGCAGGATGTGGCCATTATTCACGGCCCGCCGGGCACGGGCAAAACCACAACGCTGGTGCAGGCCATTTTGGAAACCATCCGGCGCGAGCGTCGGGTGCTGGTGTGCGCGCCCTCGAATACGGCCGTGGATTTGCTGACCGAAAAACTGGCCGAGCGCGGCGTCAACGTCATTCGGATGGGCAACCCGTCGCGGGTGTCGGACTTGCTGCTGCAACACACGCTCGACGCCCAAATTATGTCGCACAAGAGCTACAGCGAGCTAAAGTCGATGCGGCAAACGGCGGAGCAGTACCGCGAAATGGCCAGCAAGTACAAGCGGCACTTTGGCTACGAAGAGCGCGAACAGCGCCGCGTGCTCAAAGAGCAGGCCCACCAGATGCTACAGGAATCAGATCAACTGGAGCGCTACATTACCGAGGACCTGCTGGATCAGGTGCAGGTCATAACGTGCACATTAGTAGGCGCTTCCAACCGCGCGATCCGACACCTAACGTACGAAACGGTTTTCATCGATGAAGCGGCCCAAGCCCTGGAGCCTGGCTGCTGGATTCCGATTACGAAGGCCAATCGCGTGGTGCTGGCCGGCGACCATTGCCAGCTGCCGCCCACCGTGAAAAGCGAACAAGCTGCCCGCGATGGCCTGCGCGAAACCTTGTTTGAGAAATGCATTCTGCGCCAGCCCGACGCGTCGCGCATGTTGCAGGTGCAGTACCGCATGCACGAGCAGATCATGGAATTTAGCTCGGAGCAATTTTACGACGGCAAGCTGGTGGCCGCGCCCAGCGTGGCGCACGCCGACCTGCCCGACTACGACCTGCGCTTCGCCCCCGACCTGGCCGTGGAGTTTCTGGATACGGCCGGCTTTGGCTTCCAGGAACTGGGTATTGCTGAAAGCCGCTCCGTTGCCAACCCTGAGGAGGCCGACTTGCTGTTACGCCGTCTGTCGGAATTGTTGCGCGTGTACGTACCCGAAGATCACCTGGAAGATTTGCTCACGGTGGGCGTCATCGCGCCGTATCGCGCCCAGATTAACTATCTGAAAGACAAAGTGGAAGAGATTCCGGAGCTAGCCGAAATGGTAACGCACCGCCTGCTGTCGGTGGGCACCGTCGATTCGTTTCAGGGCCAGGAGCGCGACATCATCTGCATTACCATGACGCGCAGCAACGACCAGGGCGACATCGGGTTCCTCTCCGACATTCGCCGCATGAACGTCGGCATGACGCGCGCGCGCCGCAAGCTGCTCATCGTCGGCGACTCCGGCACGCTCGGCCGCCACGAGTTCTACAAAAACTTTCTCGACTATGTCGAGAGCATTGGCGCATACCGCACGGCTTGGGAGATGCAGTAG
- a CDS encoding MIP/aquaporin family protein: MTPFAAEFVGTALLILIGDGVVANVVLTDTKGHNSGWIVITTAWALAVYVGVVVAGPYSGAHLNPAVTLGLAVAGKFAWALVPQYIGAQFAGGLLGAGLVWLLYKDHFDRTREPALQLAVFCTGPAIRNHRLNLISEIIGTFVLMLTVLYITGAELTATHAAVGLGSVGALPVAFLVWAIGLGLGGTTGYAINPARDLSPRLAHALLPIRGKGSSEWSYAWIPIVGPVIGAALAALTFLQLQ; this comes from the coding sequence ATGACGCCCTTCGCCGCCGAATTTGTGGGCACTGCTCTACTGATATTGATTGGCGACGGCGTGGTGGCCAACGTCGTGCTGACGGATACCAAAGGCCACAACAGCGGCTGGATCGTGATTACAACAGCGTGGGCACTAGCCGTTTATGTGGGGGTAGTGGTGGCGGGGCCGTACAGCGGTGCCCACCTCAACCCGGCCGTGACCCTCGGGCTGGCGGTGGCCGGCAAGTTTGCCTGGGCGCTGGTGCCGCAATACATCGGGGCGCAATTTGCGGGTGGTTTGCTGGGAGCCGGCTTGGTATGGCTGCTCTACAAAGATCACTTCGACCGCACCCGCGAGCCGGCCCTGCAACTGGCCGTGTTTTGCACCGGCCCAGCCATCCGCAACCACCGCCTGAACCTGATCAGCGAAATAATCGGCACGTTCGTGCTGATGCTGACCGTGTTGTACATCACCGGCGCCGAACTTACGGCCACGCATGCGGCCGTAGGGCTGGGCTCGGTAGGAGCCTTGCCGGTGGCGTTTCTGGTGTGGGCGATCGGGTTGGGGCTGGGCGGCACGACGGGCTACGCCATCAACCCCGCCCGCGACCTTTCGCCGCGCTTGGCGCATGCGCTGCTCCCGATCCGTGGCAAGGGTTCCAGCGAGTGGTCGTATGCCTGGATTCCCATCGTAGGGCCGGTGATAGGGGCCGCCCTGGCCGCCCTGACGTTTCTGCAACTCCAGTAA